The following are from one region of the Salvia hispanica cultivar TCC Black 2014 chromosome 1, UniMelb_Shisp_WGS_1.0, whole genome shotgun sequence genome:
- the LOC125189763 gene encoding receptor-like protein 7, with product MCRNSFSGNIPRSLFALPSLLELRLSYNQFNGTFQLDNFQSLPNLTFLSLSGNSLLVDVGNVNSISYGGLTLKELGLASCNLSSFPDFIKHLDLEELGLANNSIAGEVPSWDWGKRLWYLDLSFNLLTNLQKPYHIPASLRYLRLASNQLKGELQMSIPLQSELSKLFLANNTFSGSIPISLCNATHLDFLDMSRNKLSGSIPPCLLENISVLDLSRNNISGSIPLRSLENISVLDLSQNNISGNIPDTFSMVCELGYLDLNNNALEGKIPKSIGSCMWLQYMNVGNNMINDTFPCMLSPGLIALVLHSNRFHGDLRCHGNWPSLKVLDVSSNHFSGSLESMDFSSWTAMVLPSGGDFGGTFGGKLDVALIIKGKMLEFHKIWSDFSTIDLSSNSFYGKIPNAIGDLNYLHQINFSHNALNGSIPKSFGRLSNLESLDLSVNQLAGRIPEELGGLTFL from the coding sequence atgtgtagAAATTCATTCTCTGGTAACATCCCCCGATCTCTTTTTGCTCTTCCATCATTGTTGGAACTTCGTCTTAGTTACAACCAATTTAATGGCACTTTTCAACTCGACAACTTTCAAAGCCTTCCCAATCTCacatttctttctctctccggCAATAGCTTGTTAGTAGATGTTGGCAACGTCAATTCGATTTCATATGGTGGTCTCACATTAAAAGAACTAGGCCTAGCTTCATGTAACTTGTCCAGTTTTCCTGATTTCATCAAACATTTGGATCTAGAAGAATTGGGTCTCGCAAACAATAGTATTGCAGGGGAAGTACCTAGTTGGGATTGGGGAAAACGACTTTGGTATTTGGACTTGTCGTTCAATCTTCTGACGAATTTGCAAAAGCCTTACCATATACCTGCTTCTCTTCGTTATCTACGCTTGGCATCTAACCAGCTTAAGGGCGAGTTGCAGATGTCCATTCCACTTCAATCTGAACTCTCGAAATTGTTTCTTGCTAATAATACTTTTAGTGGATCAATTCCAATCTCCTTATGCAATGCTACACATCTCGATTTTCTTGACATGtctagaaataaattaagtggcAGCATACCCCCTTGCCTACTTGAAAACATTAGTGTCCTCGATCTGAGCCGAAACAACATCAGCGGCAGCATACCCCTTCGCTCACTTGAAAACATTAGTGTCCTCGATCTGAGTCAAAACAACATCAGCGGTAACATTCCGGATACTTTTTCAATGGTTTGTGAGCTAGGTTATTTGGATCTTAACAACAATGCTTTAGAGGGGAAGATCCCAAAGTCCATTGGAAGTTGCATGTGGTTGCAGTACATGAATGTTGGGAACAACATGATCAACGACACTTTTCCATGCATGCTATCACCGGGGTTGATTGCTCTTGTTTTGCACTCCAACAGATTCCACGGGGATTTAAGATGTCACGGAAATTGGCCTAGTCTTAAAGTTCTAGATGTATCATCGAATCATTTTAGTGGAAGTCTTGAATCAATGGACTTCTCTAGTTGGACGGCTATGGTGCTACCGAGTGGTGGAGATTTCGGAGGCACTTTTGGCGGAAAGCTTGATGTGGCATTAATCATTAAAGGGAAAATGTTGGAGTTTCACAAGATTTGGTCAGACTTTAGTACCATTGATTTGTCTTCCAATAGTTTCTATGGAAAGATACCAAATGCAATTGGTGATCTTAACTATCTTCATCAAATTAACTTCTCCCACAACGCCCTCAATGGAAGCATCCCAAAATCATTTGGTAGGTTGAGTAATCTTGAATCACTCGACCTCTCTGTAAACCAACTAGCAGGGCGCATCCCAGAGGAGCTTGGAGGGCTCACATTCCTATAG